The sequence CCTCTCACCCGTGATCGCCCACGACGATGAGCACGGCACGGATCTGCGTGCGAGTCTGCTGGCATTCCTCGAGGCGAACGGGAACTGGGGCGTCGCGGCCGCCGCGCAGGGGGTGCACCGGCACACCCTGCGGCACCGGATCGAGAGGATCGAGGACATGCTGGAGGTGGACCTGGCCGATGCGCGGACCCGGGCGGAGTTGTTGTTGATGCTGCTGGGGGCCGACGCATGAGCAAGTTCGCCGGTCTGCTGCTGGTGCTCGCACTGATGGTGGCCGGCTGCGCCGCCGACCAAACCGATGGCGCGGACACGTCGACATCGGTGCCGCCCCAGCTGCGGCAGGTCAACCTCGGCGACAGCTACAGCGCAGCGGCGGGAGTACAACCGCTGGTGGAGGATTCACCGGTGTTGTGCCTGCGGTCGGCGCGCAACTTCGCACATCTGCTCGCGTCCGCCCGCGGATACCGGCTCGACGACGTCAGTTGCAGCGGCGCCGACACCGCCGACTTCTTCACCGCCCAGTATGCCGGTGTCCCTGCGCAATTGGAGGCGCTCTCCGGTGACGACGATGTGGTGACGGTGATGGTCGGCGGCAACGACAGTGCGGTGTACACCACCGCCATCCGTGCCTGCTCCGACGTGGCGCCCACCGATCCGGGTGGTTCGCCGTGCCGGGCAGCGCATGGTGCGGAGTACCTCGACATCGTCCGCGAGCGCACCTATCCGTCACTCGTGCGTGCCTACGCGGCGGTCCGGGCCAAGGCGCCGGACGCGCAGGTGCTGGCAGTGGGATACCCATGGATCCTTCCGGCGCAGACCGGTTGCTATCCGACGATGCGCGTCGCGGCCGGCGACGTCCCGTATCTCCGTGAGCTGCAGGCGGTTCTCAACCGGTCGGTGCAGCGCGCCGCCGAACAGGCGGGCGCGACCTTCGTCGACATGTCCGAGGTGTCGGAAGGCCATGACGCCTGCGCCCCGGCCGGTACGCGGTGGATCGAGCCGCAGGCCGGTGCGACCGGCGCGGCCCCCGCCCATCCGAACGAGCTGGGGCAGCAGGCGATAGCCGAACAGGTGGCCGGGGCAATCAGCTAGTCGCAGGCGGTGGATATCGATGCGGCGTCAGCGAGGCGCCGCATCAATGATCGTCGCGACGACCCGCTGACACCGCACTCATGTCACCCCTCGCTCGTCCACAGTCACGAAACACTCCACAGATCCGGGATCGCCCCGGGCACAACCGGTTTCTGTGAGCAGTTATGCGCCACGCTCACGGCATGGATCTGACCGACCTCCACATCCCGTACGGCGTGGCATCCTGGGCGCAGCTGCGAAGCCTCGGTGTCACGCAGACCGATCTTCGCCGGGCCCGCAAAGACGGCGATCTCCGGTTGTTGCGGCGCGGCTGGTATGCGACCCGGACGGCGGATACGTCGGTGGCAGCCGCGGTGACCTCGGGCGGGGTGGTCAGTTGCGTGTCGGCGCTGAGACTCCATGGGGTCTGGACTCCGCCCGGGCCGAGCACGATGCACATCCGTGGCCGCGAAGCGGCCCATCGATCCGGCAAGCGCCGCTATTGCAAG is a genomic window of Gordonia sp. SID5947 containing:
- a CDS encoding SGNH/GDSL hydrolase family protein, with amino-acid sequence MSKFAGLLLVLALMVAGCAADQTDGADTSTSVPPQLRQVNLGDSYSAAAGVQPLVEDSPVLCLRSARNFAHLLASARGYRLDDVSCSGADTADFFTAQYAGVPAQLEALSGDDDVVTVMVGGNDSAVYTTAIRACSDVAPTDPGGSPCRAAHGAEYLDIVRERTYPSLVRAYAAVRAKAPDAQVLAVGYPWILPAQTGCYPTMRVAAGDVPYLRELQAVLNRSVQRAAEQAGATFVDMSEVSEGHDACAPAGTRWIEPQAGATGAAPAHPNELGQQAIAEQVAGAIS